Proteins encoded within one genomic window of Spirulina major PCC 6313:
- a CDS encoding PAS domain S-box protein, which translates to MIKPQRLACGCLWLTALCLGLFPRVSLSQPSPIRVGVYQNYPKIFVNQSGQAAGFWVDLMDEIAAAEDWTVEYIPCEWEVCLTNLEQGSLDVMPDVAHTPERDRRFNFNQELVLASWSVVYRHPRVPVHSLLDLDQKRVAVLEQSVQAEALLDQAQAFDIQPHIVEVDSFDAVFEHIQTGKVDAGITNRFFGTQAEQHYWVKKTNVFIEVSHLHFATAPTSEHLAQLQKIDQHLRQWKHDPDSVYAVALRQWLEPDSGVNWHTVQQWLINWIIIVPIVGFVAAVIGNRRLQREIQQRQQVETALRHSEERFHVMMDNLPGVIFRYILYPDGSDRVIYMSTGCSKLWEVEAAVVMESAAVLWEMVHPEDVDAMQAAVLQSAQTLDPWFWQWRIVTPSGRLKWLEAAGSPTRQGDGSVLWDTLILDVSDRHQLDAQRRATETALRASESRYRQVVQSQTDFILRSLPDTTITFANQSLCQALGTSLTDIIGHPWIDFANSSDLEKDETLQRLAQLTPGRATFMAVNRDQRADGQEGWTQWLNQGIFDQQGNLIEVQSVGRDITALKMTEQALQESEYLFRSVFEQVRVGIVFCDPTGVILRVNQKYCEITGYSAEELTQTIVFEMTAAGDRDQHRVLFDQMIAGEREMYSFEKQQRRKSGDLIWVEVTSSMLRNAEGELSLVVGIVDDISDRKAVEASLRESEEQFRQLAETVQEVFWLSDTVTGESLYVSPAYATIWGRSCESLATQPKAFMDAIHPDDQDWAIAHYRSHRDQPFELEYRIVRPDGAVRWICDRGFPIYDESGQLVRRAGVAQDITDRKQAELSLAESEARFRLVSENMSDLVCLHRPDGGYLYVTPSSQTMLGYAPEALIGRQPEDFIHPDDRDRFHHDLHAQTLRFSSTPSVYRIQTQTGTYIWIETLIKPLLNPDGEVQHLQTTSREVTDRVTIENQLRHDARHDALTGLPNRSCLMERLQAACQRAQADPTVQIAVLFLDLDQFKMINDSLGHLIGDQLLIAIAQHLSTLIRETDLASRLGGDEFVVLLEDIAGEAEVILVAERILMALRSPQTLSGREIFISTSIGIAISDKTYTEAEDLIRNADIALYRAKSGGRSRYALFDPAMHIQVINRLQLENDLRKALDHDQLVLYYQPIIALNSGEILGFEALIRWQHPTRGIIPPDTFIPIAEETGLIIPIGTWVLQTACAQLALWHHRSPSLKISVNLSPKQLQESILMQQITQVLAQTGIQGQHLTLEITESMVAQNIDATGELLTRIRSLGVQISIDDFGTGYSSLSYLYQLPIDFLKIDRTFVQHVRLGTKNQSIAESIVALSNVLELHAIAEGIETQEQLTWLQHLNCEMGQGYLFSQPIPVHQATALLP; encoded by the coding sequence ATGATCAAGCCACAACGATTAGCCTGTGGATGTCTTTGGTTGACAGCTTTATGTCTCGGACTGTTTCCGAGGGTGTCCCTGAGCCAACCTAGCCCAATTCGGGTTGGTGTATACCAAAATTATCCGAAGATTTTTGTGAATCAGTCTGGCCAGGCGGCGGGCTTTTGGGTGGATCTTATGGATGAGATTGCCGCTGCTGAAGATTGGACGGTAGAGTATATTCCCTGCGAGTGGGAAGTCTGTTTAACAAACTTAGAGCAGGGCAGTCTTGATGTGATGCCGGATGTGGCCCATACCCCAGAGCGCGATCGCCGCTTTAACTTCAACCAAGAATTGGTTCTCGCCAGTTGGTCTGTGGTCTATCGTCATCCCAGGGTTCCCGTCCACTCCTTGCTCGATCTCGATCAAAAGCGCGTGGCCGTCCTCGAACAGAGTGTGCAAGCAGAGGCATTGTTAGACCAGGCTCAAGCGTTTGATATTCAGCCCCACATTGTTGAGGTGGATAGTTTTGACGCTGTGTTCGAGCACATTCAAACGGGCAAAGTCGATGCGGGGATTACAAACCGTTTTTTTGGCACCCAAGCCGAACAGCATTACTGGGTCAAAAAAACCAATGTTTTTATCGAAGTATCCCACTTACACTTTGCCACAGCCCCCACATCAGAACATCTAGCGCAGTTACAGAAAATTGATCAGCACCTCCGCCAGTGGAAACATGATCCGGACTCGGTGTATGCCGTTGCCCTTCGACAGTGGCTAGAGCCAGATTCGGGGGTAAATTGGCATACTGTGCAGCAGTGGTTGATCAATTGGATCATCATCGTCCCCATCGTCGGGTTTGTGGCGGCGGTGATCGGCAATCGGCGGCTGCAACGGGAAATCCAACAGCGTCAACAGGTGGAGACAGCCTTACGCCACAGTGAAGAACGGTTTCACGTCATGATGGACAATCTGCCTGGCGTGATTTTTCGCTATATTTTGTATCCTGATGGTTCCGACCGGGTGATTTATATGAGTACGGGCTGCTCGAAGCTTTGGGAGGTGGAGGCGGCGGTGGTGATGGAGAGTGCGGCGGTACTGTGGGAGATGGTGCATCCGGAGGATGTGGACGCGATGCAGGCTGCGGTACTCCAGTCGGCTCAGACCCTAGACCCCTGGTTTTGGCAATGGCGGATCGTCACGCCGTCGGGACGGCTCAAGTGGCTGGAGGCGGCGGGCAGCCCGACGCGCCAAGGGGATGGCTCGGTGCTTTGGGATACGTTGATTTTGGATGTGAGCGATCGCCACCAGCTTGATGCTCAACGCCGGGCCACGGAAACGGCTCTGCGGGCCAGTGAAAGCCGTTATCGTCAGGTGGTGCAGTCCCAAACGGATTTTATTTTGCGATCGCTCCCCGATACGACGATCACCTTTGCCAATCAGTCCCTCTGTCAGGCGTTAGGCACTTCCTTAACGGACATCATCGGGCATCCCTGGATCGATTTTGCCAATTCGAGTGATTTAGAAAAAGATGAAACCCTCCAGCGTCTAGCGCAACTCACCCCCGGTCGCGCCACATTTATGGCGGTGAATCGCGATCAACGGGCCGATGGACAAGAGGGCTGGACGCAGTGGTTAAACCAAGGCATTTTTGATCAGCAGGGGAATTTAATTGAAGTGCAGTCCGTGGGGCGCGATATTACGGCCCTGAAGATGACGGAACAGGCCTTGCAAGAGAGTGAATACCTGTTTCGCTCTGTGTTTGAACAGGTGCGGGTGGGGATTGTGTTTTGTGACCCCACGGGGGTGATTCTGCGGGTCAATCAAAAATATTGTGAAATCACGGGCTACAGTGCCGAGGAACTGACTCAGACGATTGTGTTTGAGATGACGGCAGCGGGCGATCGCGACCAGCACCGCGTCCTGTTTGATCAAATGATTGCGGGTGAACGGGAGATGTATAGCTTTGAAAAGCAACAGCGCCGCAAGTCCGGGGACTTGATCTGGGTGGAAGTGACCAGTTCGATGCTGCGCAATGCGGAGGGGGAATTGAGCCTAGTGGTGGGGATTGTTGACGATATTAGCGATCGCAAGGCCGTCGAAGCCTCCCTACGGGAGAGCGAAGAACAGTTTCGGCAACTGGCGGAAACGGTGCAAGAGGTGTTTTGGCTCAGTGATACGGTGACGGGTGAAAGTCTTTACGTCAGCCCGGCCTACGCCACGATTTGGGGGCGCAGTTGTGAGAGCTTGGCGACTCAGCCCAAAGCTTTCATGGATGCCATTCATCCTGACGATCAGGACTGGGCGATCGCCCATTACCGTTCCCATCGGGATCAACCCTTTGAGTTGGAATATCGCATTGTGCGCCCCGATGGGGCGGTGCGCTGGATTTGCGATCGTGGTTTTCCCATTTACGACGAGAGCGGGCAACTGGTGCGGCGGGCGGGGGTGGCGCAGGACATTACCGATCGCAAGCAAGCCGAGTTAAGCCTCGCGGAAAGTGAAGCCCGCTTCCGCCTTGTGTCTGAGAACATGAGCGATCTCGTCTGTCTCCACCGTCCCGATGGGGGTTATCTCTACGTCACCCCTTCGAGTCAAACGATGTTAGGCTATGCCCCCGAAGCGTTAATCGGACGGCAGCCAGAGGACTTTATCCACCCGGATGATCGCGATCGCTTTCACCACGATCTCCATGCCCAAACTCTCCGCTTCTCCAGCACCCCCAGCGTCTACCGCATTCAAACCCAAACCGGCACTTACATCTGGATTGAAACCCTGATCAAGCCCCTCTTGAACCCAGACGGGGAGGTGCAACACCTACAAACCACCTCCCGCGAAGTCACCGATCGCGTCACAATCGAAAACCAACTTCGCCACGATGCCCGCCATGATGCCCTCACCGGACTGCCGAACCGGAGTTGCTTAATGGAACGACTCCAAGCCGCCTGCCAACGGGCCCAGGCTGATCCCACGGTGCAGATTGCGGTGTTGTTTCTGGACTTGGATCAATTCAAAATGATCAACGATAGTTTGGGGCATTTAATTGGCGATCAGTTGCTAATTGCGATCGCCCAACACCTCAGCACCCTGATCCGAGAGACGGATCTTGCGTCGCGTCTCGGTGGTGATGAATTTGTCGTCTTACTCGAAGACATTGCCGGAGAAGCCGAAGTGATTCTGGTGGCAGAACGTATTTTAATGGCGTTGCGATCGCCCCAAACCCTGTCCGGACGGGAAATTTTCATCAGTACCAGCATCGGCATCGCCATCAGCGACAAGACCTACACCGAAGCCGAAGATCTGATTCGTAATGCAGACATTGCCCTGTATCGCGCCAAATCGGGGGGGCGATCGCGCTACGCCCTCTTTGACCCCGCCATGCACATCCAGGTGATCAACCGCCTCCAACTGGAAAACGACCTCCGCAAAGCCCTCGACCACGATCAACTCGTGCTCTACTATCAACCCATCATCGCCCTCAACAGCGGCGAAATCCTCGGATTTGAAGCCCTCATCCGTTGGCAACACCCCACACGGGGCATCATCCCCCCTGATACCTTTATCCCCATCGCCGAAGAAACCGGCCTGATCATCCCCATCGGAACGTGGGTACTCCAGACCGCCTGCGCCCAACTCGCCCTCTGGCATCACCGCAGTCCTAGCCTGAAAATCAGCGTCAACCTCTCCCCCAAACAACTACAAGAATCGATCCTCATGCAGCAAATTACCCAGGTTCTCGCCCAAACCGGTATTCAGGGCCAACACCTCACCCTCGAAATCACCGAAAGTATGGTGGCCCAAAATATTGACGCGACCGGTGAGTTACTGACCCGAATTCGATCACTGGGGGTTCAAATTAGTATTGACGACTTTGGCACGGGCTATTCTTCCCTGAGTTATCTGTATCAACTCCCCATTGATTTTCTGAAAATTGATCGCACCTTTGTCCAGCATGTGCGTCTCGGTACGAAAAACCAGAGTATCGCTGAGTCGATCGTCGCCCTGAGTAATGTGCTCGAACTCCATGCGATCGCGGAAGGCATCGAAACCCAAGAACAATTAACCTGGCTGCAACACCTCAACTGCGAAATGGGCCAAGGCTATCTGTTCTCACAACCCATTCCCGTCCATCAAGCCACCGCCCTCCTCCCCTAG
- a CDS encoding PEP-CTERM sorting domain-containing protein: protein MLMSRISQLLGFAAITGITLGSATAAHAFTVFFGEDINPNPTNTTKTFNNIVNSRAAEADFLSNLSQFATEDFESHAIHTQPTNGGMDINFGNLGTATLSGGGDKSMIKSVDQSLLKTAGTSKDIKDSIKREVEKGRNASSGSQFWLTNAVQNYTISFTKAVGALGFYAYDLGDYEATTYLDLYRGGEFISSLAIENKNGSNGSTNGSAFYFGFMADNASQNFDRVEFRMNQIQGDEFAFDDFTVGKGVPEPMSMAAGLLGAGFFGMARRRKQQKS from the coding sequence ATGTTGATGTCACGCATTAGCCAACTTCTCGGATTCGCAGCCATTACCGGAATAACCCTCGGTTCTGCCACGGCTGCCCATGCCTTCACTGTCTTTTTTGGGGAAGACATTAATCCCAACCCCACCAACACCACCAAAACCTTCAACAACATCGTCAATTCCAGAGCCGCCGAAGCCGACTTTCTCAGCAACTTAAGTCAATTCGCCACGGAAGACTTTGAAAGCCATGCCATTCACACCCAACCCACCAACGGCGGCATGGACATCAATTTCGGTAACTTGGGCACAGCGACCCTCAGCGGCGGCGGTGACAAATCCATGATCAAAAGTGTTGATCAAAGCCTGCTCAAAACCGCTGGCACCTCCAAAGACATCAAAGACTCGATTAAGCGAGAAGTGGAAAAAGGGCGCAACGCCTCTTCTGGCAGTCAGTTCTGGCTCACTAACGCGGTGCAAAACTACACAATCAGCTTCACGAAAGCCGTGGGAGCCTTGGGGTTCTATGCCTATGATTTAGGGGACTACGAAGCCACCACCTATCTTGATCTCTATCGGGGTGGTGAATTTATCTCCAGTCTGGCGATCGAAAATAAAAATGGCTCCAACGGCAGCACCAACGGATCAGCGTTCTATTTCGGGTTTATGGCGGATAATGCCTCGCAGAACTTCGATCGCGTCGAATTCCGGATGAACCAAATTCAGGGCGATGAATTTGCCTTTGATGATTTCACTGTCGGTAAAGGTGTGCCGGAACCCATGTCCATGGCGGCAGGTCTTTTAGGCGCTGGGTTCTTCGGTATGGCCCGCCGCCGGAAACAGCAAAAATCCTAG
- a CDS encoding M1 family aminopeptidase — translation MQYFYFDDEGDRKKSFELPGAKPHYNPDRPGQVEHIALDLLLDFPQQRFSGTCTITIRPVHSGIHTLSLDAVALVIDTVHIGAIAQPFDYDGEHLQIQLLQPTRTDPFDLVIHYRADHPQRGLYFIQPDEHYPDKPTQVWTQGEDEDSRYWFPCFDYPGQLATSEIRVQVPQPYRAISNGELIHTETVGNHTVYHWQQTQVHPTYLMTLAVGDFAELTDEWNGIPVTYYVEKGQEEAARLSMGKTPRMMEFLSAQYGYTYAYPKYAQVCVADFIFGGMENTSTTLLTDRCLLDQRAAIDNDRTESLVVHELAHQWFGDLVVIKHWSHAWIKEGAASYSEVLWTEHEYGPEDGAYYLLNEARSYLSEDSSRYRRPMVTNIYREAIELYDRHLYEKGACVYHMIRGILGEELFAKAIHTFINTNAHQTVETIDLLRAIEQATGRNLAFLFDQYVFRGGHPDFKVSYGWDADHKLAKITVKQTQAKSDSTGSDRELFDLNIPIAFAEVDEVGHVSYQSFTLRLNQPEQSFYFPLPQRPKFFCFDVCNSFLKTVVLDYPPAELKQQLKYDPDPVARIYAAIALAKKGGLDAIATLKEALLNDRFWGVRVEVARQLSKIKLNQAMEALMAGLADPDARVRRAVVESLGKFTTLPSYERVLAIAKQGDASYYTEAAALRTLGGMVTGVLQAKQDEVLTLYREVLAQRGGWNEVVRSGAIGGLSRLKTSPAAVALISEYTIPGTPQALRLAAIRALGAVSTGQTPDQVEWIAQQLEAIAAEPFFLTQVAVSSALGQMQTQRAIAILQSLADQTPDGRVRRMAEEAVKRVQKNLGSDQAVKQLRNELDQLKKDNQDLKSRLAKLEAQG, via the coding sequence ATGCAGTATTTCTATTTTGATGATGAAGGCGATCGCAAAAAATCCTTCGAGTTACCCGGCGCGAAACCCCACTACAACCCCGATCGCCCCGGTCAAGTAGAACATATTGCCCTCGATTTACTGCTGGACTTCCCCCAGCAACGCTTTAGCGGCACTTGCACGATCACAATCCGCCCCGTCCATAGCGGCATTCACACCCTCAGCCTCGATGCGGTGGCTCTGGTGATTGATACGGTGCACATTGGAGCGATCGCCCAACCCTTCGACTACGACGGCGAACACCTCCAAATTCAACTCCTCCAACCCACCCGCACCGACCCCTTCGACCTTGTTATCCACTACCGCGCCGACCATCCCCAACGCGGTCTCTACTTCATCCAACCCGACGAACATTACCCCGACAAACCCACCCAAGTCTGGACCCAAGGCGAAGATGAAGACTCCCGCTACTGGTTCCCCTGCTTCGACTATCCCGGCCAACTCGCCACCTCCGAAATCCGCGTCCAAGTCCCCCAGCCCTACCGCGCCATCTCCAACGGCGAACTGATCCACACCGAAACCGTCGGCAATCACACCGTTTATCACTGGCAGCAAACCCAAGTTCATCCCACCTACTTGATGACCCTCGCCGTGGGAGACTTCGCGGAATTAACCGACGAATGGAACGGCATTCCTGTCACCTACTACGTGGAAAAAGGCCAAGAAGAAGCCGCCCGCCTCAGTATGGGAAAAACGCCCCGGATGATGGAGTTTTTGAGTGCGCAATACGGCTACACCTACGCCTACCCGAAATATGCCCAAGTCTGCGTTGCGGACTTTATTTTTGGCGGCATGGAAAACACCTCCACAACACTACTCACCGATCGCTGCCTCTTAGATCAACGGGCCGCCATTGACAACGATCGCACCGAAAGCTTAGTCGTCCATGAACTCGCCCACCAATGGTTTGGGGATTTGGTGGTGATTAAGCATTGGTCTCATGCCTGGATTAAAGAAGGGGCGGCTTCCTATTCCGAAGTGTTGTGGACAGAGCATGAATACGGCCCCGAAGATGGAGCCTATTACCTCCTCAATGAAGCCCGCAGTTATCTCAGCGAAGATAGTTCCCGTTATCGTCGCCCGATGGTGACGAATATTTACCGCGAAGCGATCGAACTGTACGATCGCCACCTCTATGAAAAAGGGGCCTGTGTTTATCACATGATTCGCGGCATCTTAGGAGAAGAACTCTTCGCCAAAGCCATTCATACCTTCATCAACACCAACGCCCATCAAACCGTTGAAACCATCGATCTGCTGCGGGCGATCGAACAGGCGACGGGGCGAAACCTTGCGTTTTTGTTTGATCAATATGTTTTCCGAGGTGGTCACCCGGATTTTAAAGTGAGTTATGGCTGGGATGCGGACCATAAATTGGCCAAAATTACCGTGAAACAAACCCAGGCTAAAAGTGATTCCACCGGCAGCGATCGCGAGTTATTTGATCTCAACATTCCCATCGCCTTTGCAGAGGTGGATGAGGTGGGTCATGTCAGTTATCAATCCTTCACGCTGCGGCTCAATCAACCGGAACAGAGTTTCTATTTTCCCCTGCCCCAGCGCCCAAAATTCTTCTGTTTTGATGTCTGCAATTCGTTCCTCAAAACTGTGGTGCTGGACTATCCCCCGGCGGAATTGAAACAGCAGTTGAAGTATGACCCCGACCCGGTGGCGCGGATCTATGCAGCGATCGCCCTCGCGAAAAAAGGCGGTCTCGATGCGATCGCCACCCTCAAAGAAGCCCTATTAAATGATCGCTTTTGGGGTGTGCGCGTTGAAGTGGCGCGACAGTTGAGCAAAATCAAGCTCAATCAGGCGATGGAAGCTCTGATGGCAGGGTTGGCCGATCCCGATGCGCGGGTGCGTCGGGCGGTGGTGGAAAGTTTGGGTAAGTTTACAACCTTGCCCAGTTATGAGCGGGTGCTGGCGATCGCCAAACAAGGCGATGCCAGCTACTACACCGAAGCGGCAGCCCTGCGCACCTTGGGCGGCATGGTGACCGGGGTGCTCCAGGCTAAACAAGACGAAGTCCTCACCCTCTATCGGGAGGTGCTCGCCCAGCGCGGCGGCTGGAATGAAGTGGTGCGATCGGGGGCGATCGGCGGCTTGAGTCGGTTGAAAACCTCCCCGGCAGCGGTGGCGTTGATCAGCGAGTACACGATCCCAGGCACGCCCCAAGCCCTGCGCTTGGCGGCGATTCGGGCCTTGGGGGCGGTGTCCACGGGGCAAACCCCCGATCAGGTGGAATGGATTGCCCAACAGTTAGAAGCGATCGCCGCTGAACCCTTCTTTTTAACCCAAGTGGCGGTGAGTAGTGCCCTCGGACAAATGCAAACCCAGCGGGCGATCGCGATCCTCCAGTCCCTCGCCGACCAAACCCCCGATGGTCGCGTCCGGCGCATGGCCGAAGAAGCCGTTAAACGGGTGCAAAAAAACCTCGGTTCCGATCAAGCCGTCAAGCAATTGCGCAACGAACTCGATCAACTCAAAAAAGATAACCAAGACCTGAAAAGCCGCCTCGCCAAACTCGAAGCCCAAGGATAA